The Candidatus Methylomirabilis lanthanidiphila sequence CCGTAGAGGGCCATCTTGGCCTCGAGGCGCAAGGTATCGCGGGCGCCAAGTCCGCAGGGTTGCAGGCCGGCCGGCGCCCCTGCCTCGAGCAGAGTATTCCAGAGTGTGACTGCGTGCTGCGGAGGAATATAGAGCTCAAAGCCGTCCTCCCCCGTGTAGCCTGTTCGAGAGATGCAGCAGCCGATGCCGGCGACGCGCCCTTCGACGAAGAAGTAATACTTGAGCCGACTCAGCTCGACAGATGCCAGCCTCTCCAGGATCTCCTGCGCCCTGGGTCCCTGAATGGCCAACAGCGCGATGTCGGCGCTGATATTCCTGATCTCGGCGACGTGTGCGACATGGTCGCGGATCCAGGCAACGTCCTTCTCGGTATTCGCGGCGTTCACCGTCAACCAGTAGCGGTCGTCCGCCCACTTATAGACAGTGATGTCATCTACAAATGTTCCCTCTGGGGTGGTGAGGACGGAGTATTGCACCTCTCCGACTGAGAGCCGTGACGCATCATTCGAGGTAAGGTACTGAACCGCATCCAGGGCGCCGTGTCCCGAGATTTCGATCTCCCCCATATGTGAGATATCGAACAGGCCCGCCCGCTCCCTGACGGCACGGTGCTCCTCCAGAATCCCGGCATACTGCACCGGCATCTCCCAGCCGCCAAAGGGAATCATTCTGGCGCCGAGTTGCCGGTGGGTCTCGAACAGCGGGGTACGCTTGACGGGTCCTGTCACTGCGCTCATCTGCTGCCCCTCAGCATCGGCGACGGCACTGGCGCGACG is a genomic window containing:
- a CDS encoding glycine cleavage system protein T, whose product is MSAVTGPVKRTPLFETHRQLGARMIPFGGWEMPVQYAGILEEHRAVRERAGLFDISHMGEIEISGHGALDAVQYLTSNDASRLSVGEVQYSVLTTPEGTFVDDITVYKWADDRYWLTVNAANTEKDVAWIRDHVAHVAEIRNISADIALLAIQGPRAQEILERLASVELSRLKYYFFVEGRVAGIGCCISRTGYTGEDGFELYIPPQHAVTLWNTLLEAGAPAGLQPCGLGARDTLRLEAKMALYGQDIDDRHTVLEADLGWIVKLEKGEFIGREALARQKAEGVSRKLVGFEMVGRGIARPHYTIVRDRVPIGEVTSGGPAPSLEKNIGLGYVPAQYAAIGTEFDVVVRGQPVTARVIRTPFYKRQRCS